In a single window of the Mus caroli unplaced genomic scaffold, CAROLI_EIJ_v1.1 scaffold_13511_1, whole genome shotgun sequence genome:
- the LOC110288938 gene encoding dynein heavy chain 7, axonemal-like, whose translation DFVLKDPREKDDDGKITELPPHRAEIEVLPKPWRRSFLSSCSYIRDHLNAMNPTMLAVLDLWHSTFKKLRLVDIEEFHKRQDALELSEFQNIVIKHMESAKETLLKTWFPEVQNIYYKGNKKKQLPTGKSSAKLDSFFNCAATLMTLQLQDLILVSMQDFTDLIAQPPESIRAFEHPGFIMRLVLDKDDINFEPEFNDYIDILVNIYEIMIKAVSFVPRVETKLYSQWESKSKPTTLKPIILDEIIDTHKEKIREVVLRESVAPTEHLKMYDKYQFLITGKAERDIDEFLFQNQNYERLIEEIRKYQKLGEEIQYTSRKTVRLGMFEMHCEELIKSLMKRADVICGKLIAKMFRNHQKENTMLCDEFEKISEKALSTPLNTAELMEMKADIQKVEATDMLELRQRLVDSKNCLAFLIECVNFSPADIRLNNSVFQWYGRMGEIFDEHRKIIKDKTEQYQEALKFRCEQFVEELESYAKQVEEFHTFGDLLDVQRYLQKAQVLNSKLDAAADKIDQFNAEEEAFGWVPSVYPQRKKIQDALNPYLRLYETAVEFSAKHKWWTEGPYHKVNPDQVETDVGNYWRGLYKLEKVFHDSPNALAMTKKVHSMVEEFKQYIPLIQVICNPGLHPRHWEAMSTIVGYPLKPSDDSTVFSFIHMNLEPFLDRFEGISEAASKEYSLEKAMDKMMTEWDSMEFVIHPYRESGTYILSSVDDIQMMLDDHIIKTQTMRGSPFIKPYEKQMREWEGKLLLLQEILDEWLKVQATWLYLEPIFSSPDIMSQMPEEGRRFKAVDKTWRDVMKAVVQ comes from the exons GAAATTACGTCTAGTTGACATAGAAGAGTTTCACAAGCGCCAGGATGCATTAGAGCTGTCAGAATTTCAGAACATTGTCATTAAACACATGGAATCTGCCAAGGAGACACTACTTAAAAC gtGGTTTCCAGAAGTGCAGAATATTTATTACAAAGGCAATAAAAAAAAGCAATTGCCAACTGGCAAGAGCAGCGCCAAATTGGACTCTTTTTTCAACTGTGCTGCTACACTCATGACCTTACAGCTGCAGGACCTCATTCTCGTCTCCATGCAAGACTTTACAGACCTCATTGCCCAACCTCCT gaaTCAATTAGAGCTTTTGAACATCCAGGTTTCATCATGAGACTGGTTCTTGATAAAGATGACATTAATTTTGAACCCGAGTTTAATGACTACATAGATATTCTTGTAAATATCTATGAAATCATGATTAAGGCTGTCAGCTTTGTGCCAAGAGTTGAGACAAAATTGTATTCCCAATGG GAAAGCAAATCTAAGCCAACAACCTTGAAGCCCATAATTCTGGATGAAATCATAGACACCCATAAGGAAAAGATTAGAGAGGTGGTGTTGCGAGAGAGTGTGGCACCAACCGAGCATCTCAAAATGTATGACAAGTATCAGTTCTTGATTACTGGAAAAGCTGAGCGTGATATTGATGAGTTCCTGTTTCAAAATCAGAACTATGAGAGACTAATAGAGGAAATTCGCAAATACCAAAAGCTAGGAGAAGAAATACAGTACACATCTCGAAAG ACTGTTCGCTTGGGAATGTTTGAAATGCACTGTGAGGAACTGATCAAATCATTGATGAAGCGAGCAGATGTCATCTGTGGGAAACTGATAGCCAAGATGTTCCGCAATCACCAGAAGGAAAACACAAT GCTATGTGATGAATTTGAGAAGATATCTGAAAAGGCTCTGAGCACGCCTCTAAACACAGCCGAGCTCATGGAGATGAAG GCTGACATTCAGAAAGTGGAGGCAACTGACAtgttggagctgagacagagacTAGTGGATTCTAAAAACTGCCTGGCCTTCCTCATCGAGTGCGTCAACTTTTCTCCTGCAGACATCAGACTAAATAACAGTGTTTTCCAGTGGTATGGCAGAATGGGGGAGATTTTTGATGAGCACAGGAAAATCATTAAAGATAAAACAGAACAATATCAAGAAGCCCTTAAG TTTCGATGTGAGCAGTTTGTGGAGGAATTGGAGAGTtatgctaaacaagtagaagaatttcatacatttggAGACCTGTTGGATGTGCAGAGGTACTTGCAAAAGGCCCAGGTGCTAAACAGCAAGTTGGATGCAGCAGCGGACAAG ATTGATCAGTTcaatgcagaagaggaggcattCGGCTGGGTCCCATCAGTATATCCTCAACGTAAAAAGATCCAGGATGCTTTGAACCCTTATCTCCGTCTCTATGAAACTGCTGTGGAGTTTAGTGCCAAACACAAATGGTGGACTGAAGGACCATACCACAAGGTGAACCCAGATCAAGTAGAAACGGATGTTGGGAATTACTGGAGAGGGCTGTATAAGCTAGAGAAGGTCTTCCATGATTCTCCAAATGCACTGGCAATGACCAAGAAAGTGCACTCAATGGTGGAGGAATTCAAGCAGTACATCCCTCTCATCCAAGTGATCTGTAATCCTGGTCTGCACCCCAGGCACTGGGAGGCCATGTCCACCATTGTTGGCTACCCTCTGAAGCCCTCAGATGACTCTACAGTCTTCTCTTTCATACACATGAACCTGGAACCATTTTTAGACAGATTTGAAGGCATTAGTGAAGCAGCTAGCAAAGAATATTCTCTTGAAAAGGCCATGGATAAGATGATGACTGAATGGGACTCCATGGAGTTTGTCATTCATCCCTACAGAGAAAGTGGGACATACATTTTGTCCTCAGTTGATGACATTCAAATGATGCTGGATGACCACATTATCAAAACACAAACTATGCGAGGATCTCCTTTCATCAAGCCTTATGAAAAGCAGATGAG GGAATGGGAGGGCAAGCTGCTGCTACTGCAGGAGATTCTGGATGAGTGGCTCAAGGTACAAGCCACCTGGCTCTATCTGGAGCCCATTTTCAGCTCTCCGGACATTATGTCTCAAATGCCAGAGGAAGGCAGACGATTCAAAGCTGTGGATAAAACCTGGAGGGATGTAATGAAAGCGGTTGTACAA